The following are encoded together in the Pirellulales bacterium genome:
- a CDS encoding autotransporter-associated beta strand repeat-containing protein — MAVLLAGSLHAANTDTWTGGAGDGSWSNGNNWNLPATPAVGDTLVFTNVTGATTSLTDDDNVSFGGLTFSTSATPYAYSIAAGGAVTTLTLTGALTDQSSNGSVQTFNLGITGTTLTLTGTGGSGLALNNGGTFTGALTDTSNGATADTLAIGAGQTLSFAAANTIGAAAGTVNTTTSLSVTGTVSSVLSLTSSLTVGGNANTGTGTSNIVTANLSGIGTFNLTATSGSLGVATAAQTSATLTLANTSNTINVGSVSVGNFNDTLTGTTEPFGGTLHLGGGTNVFNVGTAATTPGAFLIGSGRNGTVDFAGPGGSVTIAGFNGAVGVNGAKITVGEGRSITTTRPNVTANLSLAGHTANIDASTVIVGLNDTTAFNPGNSTANLTFDTGTFNIQTLQLARETNSHGTMAATFTLGTNSASTGVLNVATEFDILDNTVNDGNAQAGTFIINGGTANLQTSIVVKATGANTASKIASTLTLAGGILNMNGNAIGASGNGAGGDSALVKIVNMPGSGQTFTIKNLGTTTASGGTAVGDGINGAGLTMNGAGTLILDGTNTYGQTTVSTGTLRVGAGSTAGTLGTSAVTDNSILQFNRSDSGFTVSNAISGSGAVQQIGSGTTTLTGANNYAGATTITNGTLVFSGDNVYSGAGAMTVNAGTLRLITTSSTNNISSAASITINSGGTFDLTQVAPVGGFVLGNSQTLFNNGGVATGNVTALNGGTVAGGGGTFNGPSGNNTVTINGGALVPGNLTTVGNMTMSNLAVASSGAWGIKINGASADSIAVSGTASFANDQSLFISQLAKATSASYTVLTAGSLTGLTAGTLQTVGRTTYSIDAPALAANTLKLDVTGSPAALAWTGTGTVPAQWDDTQATANWIRTDGGLGDTTHFYDGDNVTFDDSHNTGNQYNINLSTNVAPGTITVTNGSIATPNTIYVLGSTNGSSISALSLLMSSSNGTGALTINTSNNSFTLGTIVQSGTLNANAAGALGTQAVTVSGGVLNLTAANAVNSSTPTVTINGGALNLNVSGALGNNPINLTSGNLDFGASGAIGSGMLTLGGGTIDNTSGAAITLNNNPQVWNGSFVFQGTNDLDMGTGTVTLNSNPTVTVAAGNLTVDGAIGNGTGNSVTKSGAGTLILTSNASGYSGGTTINAGVVKFTSFGALGTGPVSISGGGTLDLSGLLTANIANGFGTTQVTIAGTGVATLAFPGGEGAIFNNGPSQQNAFQKITLSADATIGGNGAATGNSATGRYDLRGGTPVLDLAGHTLTKAGSSQFTLVSTSVTAGNIVVASPGAVGAVFRNTLGVESASSIPATINPDSTPSTITFNDDTNLELFQLSGAVTRPMVFNGDVLVSTGTTAVSSTLGSPITINGVLRVDSALSGANNNAPIILTGNLSGPGSIIKANSNTGNVTGAAVLTLSGNSSYSGGTTITGGTIVAGSNTALGTGPLNVSSGSTLDLHGFSLTVGPLSGDTGTITSAVAGAVTLTVGNGGGDGSFGGTIQNGSGTVGFTKVGAGTEFLTGSNIYAGATQIQAGTLRLGGFGVLPTATSVSLGSGTGSGILDLAGNNATVASLTSNGTGAANIVGNSGAIASTLTLSAASGSFGGTIQDVLGSGTATTTLTISGGSLTLTGANTYTGGTNINGGGTLTVNGSLASTAPIALNSGTLSGNGSVGNVTMQVGSSIRPGLTAADGVLGNLTMHNLTVNGGDLRVDLAAGNQSDELIVTGAASFLGNSTITPTASSPPPGNYLLLTAAGGVGGTPPTLPAATRTVYTLHFGDATSGPDDITLNVVGAAKSLTWTGNIPPGSPPGDGSTWDVQNNQNWSDNGGTTTDQTFFNQDSVTFPNNSHRAITLNQIVDPGAVTFANDANNPYTLSGSGAIDGLTGLTVSGGGTVTITTTNTYSGTTAVTSGSTLRIADPTVNSGTLGSLGTGPIAVDGTVIFNRSDSLTVPGAISGAGVVQQNGTGTLVLSGASSYTGGTVFNGGTVQVAADNNLGGGAGPLKFNGGTLEATASFATARGTTINAPGGSFNVDSGATLTQSGVITGGGMLFTTGPGTLVLAASNTMTGGVMIDNGILQVGIAGALNSTTPNAVAFPANAPSGAALRLNGINVTISGLNTDPVNPGSAVVDNGSATAATLTVKSAVTNTFGGVMQNTGSANLNLAMTGGGTLLLSGTNSFGGLTTINGSTIQTAVAGNLVGLAGQVNFINGTLHITGDPTNPGAPIVAANTTNKFSNSGNAGATGTFNIDAGVSFQVGATVTQTTAVLQTAGTGPNGSGTAGGSFIKTGLGTMIIYGQNNQQDTNFQLQQGTIDLRSARGLGGEDTNAVRLDMSDGTKLILDADPGFNNVTVPPPAGLTGTDFLTGLRSATAGGTMNITVDQLTAGAANSQAIGALQAAGAFTMNVTSGPNMTSGTAGLFLDQNNNQTGGGFNGAVALSGNGTFNVVTNTAAGASGMLMTINGPVTGTGFGITKTGSGTLQLNSANTYSGATNITGGTLRLSSASVNSIPSSPTFSIGSGATFDVSGLTNGTIVLGSGATAQTLTGSGTLNGSVTVNAGSAFGGASGGTLTITGGASLQDQSHSAFTLGAPNGSGNALTSLVNIAGALAVAGTNLVDLSGAAQAGTYELYAFTSGAPTASQFLVSSSSAGAFNYTFSVIPNQEVDLIATPSASASWNFNGNGNYSESAKWSPTTVPNGTGLTATFGDGVPAGIVAPPPSAVTVTIDGVYTLGTLQFNNSASPTSTQYILGNDAVGFHNITLNNGGLGATVSVAAGVSAQQEILANLLLADNATFNIAGGTSLLVSVGSISQTGGNRSLTLTGGGTLTIDSASSYGGGTTVTNGELTTTATGTLGNGPLAINAADTITSSVNLNSNQNVTSISGTTAGSGTASLNVAAGTTLTVNQASTTIYSGNVSLAPSGAAHGGGTLTKSGAGILEIDGAPSLGTNSNLNVSGGTLRFKVTSGSVFVGTGVLATVTGTATLELAGSESALDPLIIKGRADILNNSTASAGVLVTGTNQQVGGIDGTGTTQVDGGSDLTANHIAQGALVIGGDATHAALVTIDASDSNGNPLASSGGMALAGSLEPREPFGSDTASAASFLASSSSSSGRSLGSAGAALGGAASLGGSLSTVPEPATFVLLSLGSLVCLIPRLRRRLADTR; from the coding sequence GTGGCAGTGCTTCTGGCCGGCTCATTGCACGCGGCCAACACCGATACTTGGACGGGCGGCGCGGGGGACGGAAGTTGGTCGAATGGCAATAACTGGAACCTCCCGGCCACTCCCGCCGTCGGCGACACTTTGGTTTTCACAAATGTGACCGGCGCGACCACGAGCCTGACCGACGACGATAACGTCTCTTTTGGCGGTTTGACGTTCAGCACGTCGGCCACGCCCTATGCTTACTCGATTGCCGCCGGGGGGGCGGTGACGACCCTAACGCTAACTGGCGCGCTCACCGATCAATCGTCCAACGGCAGCGTTCAGACGTTCAACCTGGGAATCACGGGCACCACACTGACGTTGACCGGCACGGGTGGCAGCGGCCTGGCGCTCAACAACGGCGGCACGTTCACCGGCGCTTTGACCGACACCAGCAACGGCGCAACTGCCGACACGCTTGCGATCGGCGCGGGACAAACACTGAGTTTCGCCGCGGCAAACACCATCGGCGCCGCAGCCGGCACGGTCAACACGACTACCTCGCTCTCGGTCACTGGAACGGTATCATCCGTGCTGTCGTTGACGAGTAGTCTTACCGTGGGAGGAAACGCGAACACCGGGACCGGCACATCCAATATCGTGACGGCCAACTTAAGCGGAATTGGCACGTTCAACTTGACGGCGACGAGCGGCAGCCTTGGCGTTGCCACGGCCGCGCAAACCAGCGCCACACTGACGTTGGCCAATACGAGCAACACCATCAACGTCGGCTCCGTTAGTGTCGGTAATTTCAACGACACATTGACCGGTACCACTGAACCGTTTGGCGGTACGCTACACTTGGGCGGCGGCACGAACGTTTTCAATGTGGGCACAGCGGCGACAACCCCCGGCGCCTTTTTGATTGGTTCCGGGCGCAATGGGACCGTTGATTTTGCCGGCCCAGGTGGATCGGTGACGATCGCCGGATTTAACGGCGCTGTTGGCGTCAATGGCGCCAAAATCACTGTCGGAGAGGGTCGCTCGATCACAACCACTCGGCCGAACGTGACCGCCAACCTGAGTCTCGCGGGACACACGGCCAACATAGATGCGAGCACGGTGATCGTTGGCCTGAATGACACGACTGCTTTCAATCCCGGCAACAGTACTGCCAATCTAACTTTCGACACGGGCACGTTTAATATCCAGACGCTTCAACTTGCCAGGGAAACCAACAGTCATGGAACGATGGCGGCTACTTTTACGCTCGGAACGAACTCCGCCAGCACCGGCGTTCTGAACGTAGCCACCGAGTTCGACATCCTCGACAACACGGTCAACGACGGAAATGCGCAGGCTGGAACGTTCATCATCAACGGCGGAACCGCCAACCTCCAGACTTCGATTGTGGTAAAGGCGACGGGCGCCAACACGGCGAGCAAGATCGCATCAACCCTCACGCTGGCTGGCGGTATTTTGAACATGAACGGCAATGCCATCGGCGCGAGCGGAAACGGCGCTGGCGGCGACAGCGCATTGGTCAAGATCGTGAATATGCCCGGCTCGGGACAAACGTTTACCATCAAAAATCTTGGAACCACCACGGCGAGCGGCGGCACGGCTGTTGGCGATGGCATCAACGGCGCCGGCTTGACGATGAACGGCGCCGGCACTTTGATCCTCGACGGCACGAATACCTACGGCCAAACGACCGTCAGCACGGGCACATTGCGCGTCGGGGCAGGCTCGACCGCCGGCACGTTGGGTACCAGCGCGGTCACCGACAACAGCATTTTGCAGTTCAATCGCAGCGACTCCGGGTTCACAGTGAGCAACGCGATCAGTGGGTCCGGCGCCGTCCAACAGATCGGCAGCGGGACGACGACATTGACCGGCGCCAACAATTACGCCGGCGCCACCACGATCACCAATGGCACACTCGTCTTTTCCGGCGATAATGTGTATTCGGGCGCAGGGGCGATGACGGTCAATGCCGGTACTCTGCGGCTGATCACCACGTCGTCCACCAATAATATCTCGAGCGCCGCGAGCATCACGATCAACAGTGGCGGCACGTTCGACTTGACCCAAGTTGCCCCGGTCGGCGGATTCGTTCTCGGCAATTCGCAAACCCTGTTTAACAACGGCGGCGTCGCCACCGGCAACGTCACCGCCCTCAACGGCGGGACCGTCGCCGGCGGCGGCGGAACCTTCAACGGTCCGAGCGGCAACAACACCGTCACCATCAACGGCGGCGCGTTGGTGCCCGGAAACTTGACGACCGTCGGAAACATGACGATGAGCAACCTCGCGGTCGCTTCAAGCGGCGCTTGGGGGATCAAGATCAATGGCGCGAGCGCCGATTCGATCGCCGTTTCCGGCACAGCCTCTTTTGCCAATGATCAATCGCTGTTCATCTCGCAGTTGGCCAAAGCGACCAGCGCTTCGTACACCGTATTGACGGCCGGCAGTTTGACCGGCTTGACCGCGGGAACGCTCCAAACGGTCGGGCGCACGACTTACAGCATCGATGCGCCCGCGCTGGCCGCGAACACCCTCAAGCTCGACGTCACCGGCAGCCCTGCCGCGCTGGCCTGGACCGGCACCGGGACGGTCCCCGCGCAATGGGACGACACCCAGGCCACCGCCAATTGGATCCGCACCGATGGAGGACTCGGGGATACTACTCATTTCTACGACGGGGACAATGTCACTTTCGACGATAGCCACAATACGGGCAATCAATACAACATCAACCTCTCGACCAACGTCGCGCCCGGTACGATCACGGTGACCAACGGCAGCATCGCCACGCCGAACACGATCTACGTACTCGGCTCGACGAACGGCAGCTCGATCTCCGCGCTCAGCCTGTTGATGAGCAGCAGCAACGGCACCGGCGCATTGACGATCAACACCAGCAACAACTCGTTCACCCTGGGGACCATCGTGCAAAGCGGCACGCTCAATGCCAACGCCGCCGGCGCGCTGGGCACGCAGGCGGTCACCGTCAGCGGAGGCGTCCTCAATCTCACGGCCGCCAACGCCGTGAACTCCTCCACTCCCACCGTCACGATCAACGGTGGCGCCCTCAATCTGAACGTTTCCGGCGCCCTGGGAAACAATCCGATCAACTTGACGAGCGGCAACCTCGATTTCGGCGCTTCCGGCGCGATTGGAAGCGGCATGCTGACCCTGGGCGGCGGCACGATCGACAACACGTCTGGCGCGGCGATCACACTCAACAACAATCCGCAGGTCTGGAACGGCAGTTTCGTCTTCCAGGGTACGAACGACTTGGATATGGGAACTGGCACGGTAACGCTCAACAGCAACCCGACGGTGACTGTCGCGGCCGGCAATTTGACGGTCGACGGAGCGATCGGTAACGGTACGGGCAATAGCGTGACGAAATCCGGCGCCGGCACGCTGATCCTCACGAGCAACGCATCCGGTTACAGCGGCGGCACCACGATCAACGCCGGCGTGGTGAAGTTCACCAGCTTCGGTGCGCTGGGAACCGGTCCCGTTTCGATCTCCGGCGGCGGCACCCTCGACCTCAGCGGCCTGCTGACCGCGAACATCGCCAACGGTTTCGGGACCACACAGGTGACGATCGCCGGCACGGGGGTTGCTACACTAGCGTTCCCCGGCGGCGAGGGGGCCATTTTCAATAACGGACCGTCACAGCAGAACGCCTTTCAGAAGATCACGCTTTCCGCCGATGCGACCATTGGCGGCAACGGGGCTGCCACCGGTAATTCAGCGACCGGACGCTACGACCTTCGCGGCGGCACGCCGGTGCTCGATCTGGCGGGCCACACGCTTACCAAGGCTGGCAGCAGCCAGTTCACGTTGGTCAGCACGTCCGTCACCGCCGGTAATATCGTCGTCGCATCCCCCGGTGCGGTCGGCGCCGTTTTCCGGAATACGCTGGGCGTCGAGAGCGCGTCGAGCATCCCGGCCACCATCAATCCCGACAGCACTCCGTCGACCATCACGTTCAACGACGACACGAACCTCGAGCTTTTCCAATTATCCGGCGCGGTTACGCGGCCGATGGTCTTCAACGGCGATGTACTGGTCAGCACTGGCACCACGGCCGTATCCTCGACACTCGGCAGCCCAATCACCATCAACGGCGTTCTGAGGGTCGACAGTGCGCTTTCCGGGGCCAATAATAATGCTCCGATTATTCTGACCGGCAATCTCAGCGGACCTGGCTCGATCATCAAGGCAAACAGTAACACGGGTAACGTGACCGGGGCCGCCGTACTCACACTGTCCGGCAATAGTAGCTACAGCGGTGGGACGACCATCACGGGTGGCACGATCGTGGCCGGCAGCAACACCGCTCTGGGGACCGGGCCGCTAAACGTGAGCAGCGGCTCGACGCTTGACCTTCACGGGTTCAGCCTGACCGTTGGCCCCTTGAGCGGCGACACCGGCACGATCACCAGCGCTGTCGCGGGCGCCGTCACGCTTACGGTCGGCAACGGAGGCGGCGATGGTTCGTTCGGCGGCACCATCCAGAACGGCAGCGGGACCGTCGGTTTCACGAAGGTCGGCGCGGGCACCGAATTCCTAACCGGTTCGAACATTTACGCCGGCGCGACCCAAATCCAGGCGGGCACGCTCCGTCTTGGCGGCTTCGGTGTCCTTCCCACGGCGACAAGTGTCTCGCTCGGCAGCGGCACGGGCAGCGGGATCCTCGACCTGGCGGGTAACAATGCGACGGTCGCCAGCCTGACGAGCAATGGAACTGGCGCGGCCAACATCGTCGGCAATAGCGGAGCGATTGCGTCGACGCTGACTCTTTCCGCCGCGAGCGGCTCCTTCGGCGGCACGATCCAGGACGTTCTCGGCAGTGGCACGGCCACCACGACTCTCACCATCTCCGGCGGCTCGCTCACGCTCACCGGCGCGAACACCTATACCGGCGGCACCAACATCAACGGCGGCGGCACGCTAACGGTAAACGGCTCGCTTGCTTCCACTGCCCCGATCGCGCTCAATTCCGGCACGCTCTCGGGCAACGGAAGCGTGGGGAACGTCACCATGCAGGTTGGCTCATCGATCCGGCCCGGTCTGACGGCGGCAGACGGCGTGCTCGGCAATCTAACCATGCACAACCTGACGGTCAACGGCGGCGATTTGCGCGTCGACCTTGCCGCCGGCAATCAGAGCGATGAGTTGATCGTCACCGGGGCCGCGAGTTTTCTCGGTAACTCGACAATCACTCCCACCGCCAGCTCTCCGCCGCCTGGCAACTACCTGCTGCTTACCGCCGCGGGCGGAGTCGGCGGCACGCCTCCGACCTTGCCGGCCGCAACGCGCACAGTCTACACGCTTCATTTTGGCGACGCCACGTCGGGACCGGACGATATCACTCTGAATGTCGTCGGCGCCGCCAAGTCGCTGACTTGGACAGGGAACATTCCGCCGGGCAGCCCGCCAGGCGACGGGTCAACTTGGGACGTCCAGAACAATCAGAACTGGTCGGACAACGGCGGCACAACGACCGATCAAACTTTCTTCAACCAAGATTCGGTTACATTCCCCAACAACTCGCACCGCGCGATCACTCTCAATCAGATTGTTGATCCAGGCGCCGTGACGTTCGCCAATGACGCAAACAATCCATATACGCTCAGTGGCTCGGGCGCGATCGACGGCTTGACCGGTCTGACCGTCTCGGGGGGCGGCACCGTGACCATCACGACCACCAACACTTACAGCGGCACCACCGCCGTCACGAGCGGCAGCACGCTGCGCATCGCCGATCCGACCGTCAATAGCGGCACTTTGGGGAGCCTCGGCACCGGACCGATCGCCGTGGACGGCACCGTGATTTTCAACCGCAGCGATTCCCTGACGGTGCCCGGCGCCATCAGCGGTGCGGGCGTTGTACAGCAAAATGGCACGGGCACGCTCGTGCTTTCGGGCGCGAGCAGCTATACGGGCGGCACCGTTTTCAACGGCGGCACCGTCCAGGTCGCCGCGGACAACAATCTTGGCGGCGGAGCAGGTCCGTTGAAGTTTAACGGCGGCACGCTCGAGGCGACCGCGAGCTTCGCCACCGCCCGCGGCACGACAATCAACGCGCCGGGCGGGTCGTTCAACGTCGACTCCGGCGCCACGCTCACCCAAAGCGGTGTCATCACGGGTGGAGGCATGTTGTTCACGACCGGCCCCGGCACTCTGGTTCTAGCTGCCAGCAACACGATGACCGGCGGCGTGATGATCGACAACGGCATCCTCCAAGTAGGCATCGCCGGGGCGCTCAATTCCACGACGCCGAACGCCGTGGCGTTTCCCGCCAATGCACCCAGCGGTGCCGCACTGCGGCTCAACGGCATCAACGTGACGATCAGCGGCTTGAACACCGATCCAGTCAACCCTGGTAGCGCGGTCGTCGACAACGGCAGCGCCACGGCGGCCACGTTAACCGTGAAAAGTGCCGTCACTAACACGTTTGGCGGGGTCATGCAAAATACGGGATCGGCAAATCTCAATCTGGCCATGACCGGCGGTGGAACGTTGCTGCTCTCCGGCACGAATAGTTTCGGCGGCTTGACAACGATCAACGGCAGCACGATTCAAACCGCCGTCGCCGGCAACTTGGTCGGTCTGGCAGGGCAGGTCAACTTTATTAACGGTACGCTCCATATCACGGGCGATCCCACCAATCCGGGCGCCCCTATTGTCGCCGCGAACACGACGAACAAATTCAGCAACTCCGGCAATGCGGGCGCTACCGGAACCTTTAACATCGATGCCGGCGTGAGTTTCCAAGTCGGGGCGACCGTCACCCAAACCACTGCCGTATTGCAAACCGCTGGCACCGGACCAAACGGCTCGGGAACCGCGGGCGGCTCGTTCATCAAGACCGGACTGGGGACCATGATCATCTATGGCCAAAACAACCAGCAGGACACGAACTTCCAATTGCAGCAGGGCACGATCGACTTGCGGTCGGCCAGAGGGCTCGGCGGCGAGGACACCAACGCGGTCCGGCTCGATATGTCGGACGGCACGAAGTTGATCCTCGATGCCGATCCCGGCTTCAATAATGTGACCGTGCCTCCTCCGGCCGGACTCACCGGCACCGATTTTCTCACCGGCTTGCGGTCAGCCACTGCCGGCGGCACGATGAACATCACGGTGGATCAACTGACGGCCGGCGCGGCCAATAGCCAAGCGATCGGCGCCTTGCAGGCGGCGGGCGCCTTCACGATGAATGTCACCTCCGGCCCGAACATGACCAGCGGTACGGCCGGTCTGTTCCTCGATCAAAACAATAATCAGACGGGGGGCGGCTTTAACGGCGCGGTCGCGCTCAGCGGCAACGGCACCTTCAATGTCGTCACCAACACGGCCGCCGGCGCCAGCGGGATGTTGATGACCATCAACGGCCCCGTCACCGGCACAGGCTTCGGGATAACCAAAACCGGCAGCGGCACGCTGCAACTCAACAGCGCCAACACGTATAGCGGCGCAACCAACATCACCGGCGGCACGCTACGATTGTCCAGTGCCAGCGTCAACAGCATCCCGAGTTCACCGACGTTCAGCATCGGCAGCGGAGCAACCTTCGACGTCAGCGGTCTTACCAACGGCACCATCGTCCTCGGCAGCGGTGCTACCGCGCAAACCTTGACGGGCAGCGGCACGCTGAACGGGTCCGTAACCGTCAACGCCGGCAGCGCATTCGGCGGTGCCAGCGGCGGGACACTTACCATCACCGGCGGCGCCAGCTTGCAGGACCAGTCGCATTCGGCCTTCACGCTCGGCGCGCCCAACGGTTCCGGAAATGCGCTGACCTCGCTGGTGAACATCGCCGGCGCGCTTGCGGTCGCGGGCACCAATCTCGTCGATCTGTCCGGCGCCGCTCAGGCTGGCACGTACGAGCTGTACGCCTTTACGAGCGGCGCGCCAACGGCCAGTCAGTTTTTGGTCAGCAGCAGCTCGGCCGGCGCATTCAACTACACTTTCAGCGTCATTCCGAATCAAGAGGTGGACCTGATCGCGACGCCAAGCGCTTCCGCCTCGTGGAACTTCAACGGCAACGGCAACTATAGCGAAAGCGCGAAGTGGAGTCCGACGACCGTTCCCAACGGCACCGGCTTGACCGCCACATTTGGTGATGGAGTGCCTGCCGGGATCGTGGCCCCGCCTCCCTCGGCGGTGACAGTCACGATCGACGGCGTCTACACGCTCGGCACGTTACAGTTCAATAACTCGGCCAGCCCGACCAGCACGCAGTATATTCTGGGGAATGATGCGGTCGGATTCCATAACATCACGCTCAACAACGGCGGCCTAGGTGCCACAGTCAGCGTGGCGGCCGGCGTAAGCGCGCAGCAGGAGATTCTGGCCAACCTCCTGCTTGCCGACAACGCGACTTTCAATATCGCCGGCGGCACGTCGCTCCTGGTCAGCGTCGGATCAATCAGCCAGACCGGCGGTAACCGAAGCCTCACGCTGACCGGCGGCGGCACGCTCACCATCGACAGCGCCAGCAGCTACGGCGGCGGAACTACCGTCACCAACGGCGAGCTGACGACCACGGCGACTGGAACACTCGGCAACGGCCCGCTGGCGATCAATGCGGCCGACACGATTACCTCGTCCGTCAATCTCAACAGCAACCAAAATGTGACGAGCATATCGGGTACGACCGCGGGAAGCGGTACGGCGAGTCTCAACGTGGCCGCCGGCACGACACTTACGGTCAACCAAGCGAGCACCACGATTTACTCTGGAAATGTGAGCCTGGCGCCGAGCGGCGCGGCGCACGGCGGAGGCACGCTGACGAAGTCCGGCGCCGGCATTCTCGAGATCGACGGCGCTCCGTCGCTCGGGACCAATAGCAACCTGAACGTCAGCGGCGGCACGCTCAGATTCAAAGTCACCAGCGGCTCGGTCTTCGTCGGCACGGGTGTGTTGGCGACGGTCACCGGCACGGCCACGCTGGAATTGGCCGGCTCCGAGTCGGCCTTGGATCCGCTCATCATCAAGGGCCGAGCCGATATTCTGAACAATAGCACCGCCTCAGCCGGCGTCTTGGTCACTGGCACCAATCAGCAAGTCGGCGGCATCGACGGCACGGGAACGACGCAAGTCGACGGCGGCAGCGATCTCACGGCCAATCACATCGCGCAAGGCGCCCTGGTGATCGGCGGCGACGCCACGCACGCGGCCCTCGTGACGATCGACGCTTCGGACAGCAATGGAAATCCGCTGGCTTCTTCTGGCGGAATGGCCTTGGCCGGCTCCTTGGAGCCGCGCGAGCCATTTGGCTCAGACACGGCGAGTGCCGCGAGTTTTCTGGCCTCGAGCAGCTCGTCGTCGGGTAGAAGTTTGGGCTCGGCCGGCGCAGCGCTGGGCGGCGCGGCCAGTCTCGGCGGTAGCCTATCGACCGTCCCTGAGCCGGCAACGTTCGTGCTGCTGAGCTTGGGAAGCCTGGTCTGCCTCATCCCTCGGTTGCGCCGACGACTTGCCGACACTCGATGA